One window of the Candidatus Endomicrobium procryptotermitis genome contains the following:
- the rpoB gene encoding DNA-directed RNA polymerase subunit beta, whose amino-acid sequence MNKVNFGQIGAPIEPPLLLKMQKDSFAEFLQKDVSAEKRKFQGLEGAFKDIFPLTNSDGSLILEYVSYSFGEPKYSVEESIARDATYALPLKVKLRLLHKKEDGKEKELSEQDVYFGDVPLMTDTATFIINGAERVVVSQIHRSPGVIFEEDEEKRVTVLGKPLYFSRIIPYRGAWVEFEFDQNGILFVRIDRKRKIFATTFLRALGFETDEEILSLFRESKEVQLDAPSSNLANEYLSEDIYDKATGEIIADSGKELKEELVKKLQGKGFTSVNVFKDSTILLTLKKDVIKSQKEAVNHIYRVLKTQEFIMQERAQGFLEELLFKSVRRYDLTTVGRYKILKKLVPIFEYYAKNFKLTIPADNKRTLTREDVVATLKYLLMLYNGESEFTEGKQSIKIGLDDIDHLGNRRVRSVGELLENQIRIGLVQMARLVKEHMNNQDKANVTPRSLTNITQFVAQIRKFFGTSQLSQFMDQINPLAELTHKRRLSALGPGGLNRKRAGFEVRDVHHTHYGRVCPIETPEGPNIGLITSLSTFARVNPYGLIETPYKKVKNGIATDKIEYLTADKEDEFFVAQANTPVDNKGKILIDSVQGRKWDDFLFQPPAKVDYMDISPMQVISISAALIPFLEHDDANRALMGCNMQRQGVPLLVTEVPLVATGIEEKVARDSVVVVVAKSEGEVVSVSSDEIMIYSKNSGETDVYNLRKYARSNQDTCINQRPLVNLGDTVKKGQIIADGPATKNGQIALGQNLLIAFMPWDGYNFEDAMLLSEKLIQDDKFTSVHIREFQTEARETKGRPEEITKDIPNVGSEDLLNLDEDGVIKVGSMVQRGDILVGKTAPKGEQQTTPEERLLRVLFGKKAEDVQDASLRVPPGISGKVIAVRTFVRLEKLTEKEKKKKQEDMHDAYDAAKQKLRKDKKELLAKANKSEAAKIEDVYKKKEEILKKNYENDKERFKKGDELPVSVNKIVKVYIASKTKVQVGDKLAGRHGNKGIVARILPVEDMPRLPDGTPVDCVLSPLAIPSRMNVGQLLEVMLGWAGKTLDTQMVTPVFDGASEEQIKEYVEKAKAQILNEKKKELTARGLKGKELEEALDKYAKEALPTNDCKVTLYDGRSGEPFMEKVTVGVMYVLKLNHLVEDKMHARSTGPYSLITRQPLGGKAQFGGQRFGEMEVWAVEGYGAAHILQEFLTVKSDDVDGRVKMYDSIIRGESISEPGVPESFKVLVSELKALGLNVELLAESVSQEKQEKTKGVSKK is encoded by the coding sequence ATGAATAAAGTAAACTTCGGACAGATTGGCGCACCGATAGAGCCGCCTCTTCTTTTGAAGATGCAGAAAGATTCTTTCGCAGAATTTTTACAAAAAGATGTTTCTGCGGAAAAGAGGAAATTCCAAGGACTTGAAGGTGCTTTTAAAGACATATTTCCTTTAACGAATTCCGATGGAAGCTTGATATTGGAATATGTTTCTTACTCTTTTGGCGAGCCCAAATATTCGGTCGAAGAATCTATAGCTAGAGATGCCACTTACGCGCTTCCTCTAAAAGTTAAACTGAGATTGCTGCATAAAAAAGAAGATGGAAAAGAAAAAGAATTATCCGAACAAGATGTATACTTCGGAGATGTTCCTTTGATGACGGATACTGCTACATTTATAATAAACGGAGCGGAACGCGTAGTTGTCAGTCAGATTCACCGTTCACCTGGTGTCATATTCGAAGAAGACGAAGAAAAAAGGGTTACTGTTTTAGGCAAGCCCTTATATTTTTCGAGAATAATTCCTTATAGAGGTGCATGGGTTGAATTTGAGTTTGACCAAAACGGCATACTTTTTGTCAGAATTGACCGCAAAAGAAAAATCTTTGCTACCACGTTTTTGCGTGCTTTGGGTTTTGAAACCGATGAAGAAATTTTAAGTCTTTTCAGAGAATCCAAAGAAGTTCAGCTTGATGCTCCTTCTTCTAATCTCGCCAACGAATATCTTTCAGAAGACATTTACGATAAAGCTACAGGTGAAATTATTGCTGATTCGGGAAAAGAGTTGAAAGAAGAGCTAGTAAAAAAACTGCAGGGAAAAGGCTTTACTTCGGTAAATGTTTTTAAAGATTCTACGATTCTTCTGACATTGAAAAAAGACGTTATAAAAAGTCAAAAAGAAGCAGTTAATCATATATATAGAGTACTAAAAACGCAGGAATTCATAATGCAGGAAAGAGCTCAGGGATTTTTGGAAGAGCTTCTTTTTAAATCGGTAAGAAGATATGATTTGACTACGGTCGGCAGATATAAAATATTAAAAAAACTTGTTCCAATTTTTGAATATTACGCAAAAAACTTTAAACTCACCATTCCGGCAGACAACAAAAGAACTTTAACAAGGGAAGACGTTGTTGCTACGTTAAAATATCTTTTGATGCTTTATAACGGAGAGAGTGAATTTACAGAAGGAAAACAGTCTATTAAAATAGGATTGGATGATATAGATCATCTGGGTAACAGACGCGTAAGGTCTGTCGGAGAACTTTTGGAAAATCAGATAAGAATCGGGCTTGTTCAGATGGCAAGGCTTGTAAAAGAGCATATGAACAATCAGGATAAAGCCAATGTGACGCCCCGTTCGCTTACGAATATTACGCAGTTTGTCGCGCAGATAAGGAAATTTTTTGGAACGTCACAGCTTTCGCAGTTCATGGATCAGATTAATCCTTTGGCCGAGCTTACACATAAAAGAAGACTTTCCGCTTTAGGTCCAGGTGGATTAAATAGAAAGAGGGCGGGCTTTGAAGTCAGAGATGTTCATCATACGCATTACGGCCGCGTTTGTCCCATTGAAACGCCTGAAGGTCCTAATATAGGTTTGATAACATCGCTTTCGACTTTTGCAAGGGTAAACCCTTACGGCTTGATAGAAACTCCATATAAAAAAGTCAAAAATGGCATAGCGACCGATAAAATCGAATATTTAACTGCAGATAAAGAAGATGAATTTTTTGTTGCTCAAGCAAACACCCCTGTTGACAATAAAGGCAAGATTTTGATTGATTCGGTTCAGGGACGCAAATGGGATGATTTTTTATTTCAGCCGCCGGCAAAAGTAGATTATATGGATATATCTCCGATGCAGGTCATATCAATTTCTGCTGCATTGATTCCGTTTTTGGAACACGATGATGCTAACCGTGCTTTAATGGGCTGCAATATGCAGCGGCAGGGCGTTCCTTTGCTTGTTACGGAAGTTCCTTTGGTCGCTACCGGTATAGAAGAAAAAGTCGCAAGAGATTCCGTAGTCGTAGTGGTGGCGAAATCCGAAGGTGAAGTCGTTTCTGTATCGTCAGATGAAATAATGATTTATTCGAAAAATAGCGGCGAAACGGATGTTTATAATTTAAGAAAATATGCGCGTTCTAATCAGGATACGTGCATTAACCAGAGACCTTTGGTCAATTTGGGCGACACAGTAAAAAAGGGGCAGATTATCGCTGACGGACCTGCTACGAAAAACGGACAGATTGCGCTCGGACAAAATCTTCTCATAGCTTTTATGCCATGGGACGGATATAATTTTGAAGACGCCATGCTGTTGTCGGAAAAACTGATTCAAGATGATAAATTCACATCGGTACATATAAGAGAGTTTCAAACGGAAGCCAGAGAAACGAAAGGTCGTCCTGAAGAAATAACGAAAGATATTCCTAATGTCGGTTCGGAAGATTTGCTTAATCTTGATGAAGATGGAGTCATAAAAGTCGGCTCGATGGTTCAAAGAGGCGATATTTTGGTCGGAAAAACCGCTCCTAAAGGCGAACAGCAAACAACTCCAGAAGAAAGACTTCTCAGAGTGTTGTTTGGCAAAAAGGCCGAAGATGTTCAAGATGCTTCTTTAAGAGTTCCTCCTGGAATATCGGGTAAAGTCATTGCAGTAAGAACTTTTGTAAGATTAGAAAAACTTACGGAAAAAGAAAAAAAGAAAAAACAAGAAGACATGCATGATGCTTACGATGCCGCTAAACAGAAGCTTCGTAAGGATAAAAAAGAGCTGTTGGCAAAAGCAAATAAGTCCGAAGCGGCAAAAATAGAAGACGTATATAAAAAGAAAGAAGAAATTCTTAAAAAGAATTATGAAAATGACAAAGAAAGATTTAAAAAGGGCGACGAGCTGCCGGTATCAGTAAATAAAATAGTTAAAGTATATATCGCTTCAAAAACGAAAGTCCAAGTCGGCGATAAACTTGCGGGAAGGCACGGAAATAAAGGTATTGTCGCAAGGATTCTTCCTGTTGAAGACATGCCTAGACTACCGGATGGAACTCCTGTCGACTGTGTTCTTTCTCCTCTGGCAATTCCTTCCCGTATGAATGTGGGACAGCTTTTGGAAGTGATGTTGGGCTGGGCGGGAAAAACGCTTGACACTCAAATGGTAACTCCAGTATTTGACGGAGCAAGCGAAGAGCAGATAAAAGAATATGTTGAAAAAGCGAAAGCTCAAATTTTAAACGAAAAGAAAAAAGAGTTAACGGCAAGAGGATTAAAGGGCAAAGAGCTTGAAGAAGCTCTTGACAAATACGCAAAAGAAGCTCTGCCTACCAACGATTGCAAGGTTACTCTTTATGATGGAAGGAGCGGCGAACCGTTTATGGAAAAAGTTACGGTCGGCGTCATGTACGTGTTAAAACTTAATCATTTGGTTGAAGATAAGATGCATGCCAGATCTACTGGCCCTTATTCACTGATTACACGCCAGCCTTTGGGTGGGAAAGCTCAGTTCGGAGGACAGAGATTCGGAGAAATGGAAGTTTGGGCAGTTGAAGGATATGGTGCAGCGCATATTTTACAGGAGTTTTTGACTGTTAAATCTGATGATGTTGACGGCAGAGTGAAAATGTACGATTCAATTATCAGAGGAGAATCGATATCAGAACCTGGAGTTCCCGAATCGTTTAAAGTTTTGGTCAGCGAGCTTAAAGCTCTCGGCTTAAATGTAGAACTTTTAGCGGAATCCGTTTCTCAAGAAAAACAGGAAAAAACTAAAGGTGTAAGCAAGAAATGA
- the rplL gene encoding 50S ribosomal protein L7/L12 yields the protein MSALSKEQLIEAISGMSLIEISELVKALEEKFGVSAAVPVAAAAPVSAAAAPAAEEKTEFNVVLTSAGANKINVIKVVREVSGLGLKEAKDLVEGAPKTVKENVAKAEAEELKKKFAEAGATVELK from the coding sequence ATGTCAGCATTATCAAAAGAACAGTTGATTGAAGCAATTTCAGGAATGTCGTTAATCGAAATTTCTGAATTGGTAAAAGCTTTGGAAGAGAAATTTGGCGTATCGGCAGCGGTCCCCGTGGCAGCAGCGGCCCCCGTGTCAGCAGCGGCTGCTCCGGCGGCAGAAGAAAAAACCGAATTTAATGTTGTACTTACAAGCGCAGGTGCAAATAAAATAAATGTTATTAAAGTGGTAAGAGAAGTTAGTGGTTTAGGCTTGAAAGAAGCTAAAGATTTGGTTGAGGGTGCTCCTAAAACAGTAAAAGAAAATGTTGCAAAAGCCGAAGCGGAAGAATTGAAGAAAAAATTTGCCGAAGCGGGCGCAACAGTTGAACTCAAGTAA
- the rplJ gene encoding 50S ribosomal protein L10 — protein sequence MPNLKNQQEVKNLTKKFKSMKGMILTEYHGLTVEKISELRSKLRPLNSEYAVVKNTLSEIALKEAGIDAGDNFTGPTALVIENGDVVSPAKVVVEFAKANDKLKIKAAFFDGKFVEPSVVSQLSSLPSKEILIAKMLGSLNAPITGFVNVLAANIRGLVTVLDAIAKKQMA from the coding sequence ATGCCAAATTTAAAAAATCAGCAGGAGGTTAAGAACTTAACCAAGAAGTTCAAGAGCATGAAGGGCATGATATTGACTGAATATCACGGACTCACCGTAGAAAAAATTTCCGAACTTCGTTCCAAGCTCCGCCCTTTAAACAGTGAATATGCTGTTGTAAAAAACACTTTAAGCGAAATCGCGCTTAAAGAAGCGGGAATTGACGCTGGCGATAATTTCACAGGTCCCACGGCGCTTGTAATTGAAAATGGAGATGTCGTTTCTCCAGCAAAAGTCGTGGTTGAGTTTGCAAAAGCCAACGATAAACTCAAGATTAAAGCGGCTTTTTTTGATGGTAAATTCGTAGAACCTTCTGTAGTGTCACAACTCTCCTCGCTTCCTTCAAAAGAAATTCTTATCGCTAAAATGCTTGGCAGCTTGAATGCGCCGATAACGGGTTTTGTAAACGTGTTGGCCGCAAACATAAGAGGACTGGTAACCGTTTTAGATGCAATAGCAAAAAAGCAGATGGCATAA
- a CDS encoding autotransporter domain-containing protein, whose translation MKRIISYFFVGVACFLLYSDGFAVDVIDYNGLQTNLLIGNDISLIQSDIIKANSNSLTVNVPSSLTITGNGRNIDMNRIGNMMTIAANSINVTLTSAAVRNGNYTGAGGAISITGTNSRLNVSGSTIFNNNSASNEGGAIYASNNSSLNFTGKIIFSNNSTEQNGGSISLTAGASADFLGSELEALGNHTSVGNGGFLSAVSAGTINFATATFTGNTALSVTNTSGFGGVIFSSGGSTIINFTGNTSFINNASFSAGAMYVTDSSEVTFSGTNTVFQDNQSSDAVGALLVRNGARIFFRGDNTVFKDNFMTNNRYGTGAVDIAYNAYADFTRTKVTAQGNNAGATGWGGFLWADSSTVFFGDILVGGANADEGNVAYYGGGIYAGNLSTMNFNGANMIFRNNRAGRDGGGLYVTTGSVVTFTTSSSATFMNNTAGGKGGAVAVNNSSVIFNTPGGYFYGNAALLGGAISIEAGSEVMVVNGEFVSNHANISGGAVYIKGNDTDFSVFRSSTLPSAAAKTIFRGNSADGVSNAIYLDNYSRAFFYTDAGTSVEMVDGVSGSTNAATYFEISGAGDFNLYGTFDTLDLNSKGNFNLKAGSLMDASTVNNDIGARFNMQNEISDTAYMKTLNNKGTLAIDIFQGSNDTIIISGNLDNETSSVLEVKADHITNEEFRKKIYRLINYETYTGSFSAVNVLSPAVLTKTPEVSYGGAYLNWVTLAVLGNKNATDFGKIEGETFNQQEAADALDKISETVNSNDPWDIVLSDIESRGDETIKEILTYLAGYFLPNVIRNAATDSPNNEIYDRIKNHCREEHTISNALWVQAKHGIETFYENDNSPGDYKDISTGFMAGYDRFMKDSNLMLGIYGRFGNDSIEQGKNRADGTKTGAGIYGGYIKKDWELKALSLLSFDSFETKRYIPYINAAADAEIKTTTLNFDLEGAFKLDVTFNTKFRPYAGFEFANASYGAFKENAAGICNLDVKGGNYLRTAGRIGAGLQYEEDILDFYANVEAKYLFSGTEPEINNVFEGTNASFKTRGAKEGDLELGGGAGVSLRLTEGLKIFVNANYYGAARYQNLYGNVGLRYTFCKPTDRSDRVQQYSEPYHEPEPAQVSIPILTPEPAVQRSEDIDMMDEKVVEEQKIEAIKRREKPILKSYSLNMASFAVGKSELTDEAKKDIAREAEEIKQFNYKRIIIEGHTDSTGGNLLNKELSKARAKAVYDEFVLYGIAEEKMMYIGFGPTMPRDTNVTAEGRANNRRVEIFVE comes from the coding sequence ATGAAACGGATAATTTCTTATTTTTTTGTTGGGGTGGCATGTTTTTTGCTTTATTCAGATGGTTTTGCGGTTGATGTTATTGATTATAATGGGTTGCAAACAAATCTATTAATAGGAAATGATATATCACTTATTCAAAGCGATATTATTAAAGCCAATTCAAATTCCCTGACAGTTAACGTTCCGTCTTCGCTGACAATTACCGGAAACGGTCGAAATATTGATATGAATAGAATCGGGAATATGATGACCATTGCTGCTAACAGCATAAATGTTACGCTGACTTCTGCAGCTGTACGCAACGGAAACTATACAGGTGCAGGTGGAGCAATAAGTATAACAGGAACAAATTCAAGATTAAACGTCAGCGGAAGCACAATTTTTAACAATAACTCTGCTTCAAATGAAGGAGGAGCAATATATGCTTCAAATAACTCATCTCTCAATTTTACGGGAAAAATAATTTTTTCAAATAATTCCACAGAGCAAAACGGCGGCTCCATATCTCTTACCGCTGGTGCTTCAGCCGATTTTTTGGGCAGCGAATTGGAAGCTTTAGGCAATCATACGTCAGTAGGAAACGGAGGTTTTTTATCGGCAGTTTCTGCCGGCACGATTAATTTTGCCACGGCAACGTTTACGGGAAATACCGCACTTTCGGTAACAAACACAAGTGGTTTTGGAGGAGTTATATTTTCCAGCGGAGGTTCAACCATAATAAATTTTACGGGAAATACGAGTTTTATAAATAATGCATCATTTTCAGCAGGTGCAATGTATGTAACAGACAGCTCTGAGGTTACTTTTTCCGGAACTAATACGGTGTTTCAAGATAACCAAAGTTCAGATGCGGTAGGCGCCTTGCTTGTAAGAAATGGCGCTAGAATTTTTTTTCGTGGAGACAATACCGTATTTAAAGATAATTTTATGACAAATAACAGATACGGCACAGGTGCCGTGGATATAGCATATAATGCATATGCTGATTTTACTCGAACAAAGGTGACAGCTCAAGGCAACAACGCCGGGGCGACCGGCTGGGGCGGTTTTTTGTGGGCAGACAGCAGTACTGTTTTCTTTGGAGATATTCTTGTCGGTGGAGCTAATGCCGATGAAGGTAATGTCGCTTATTATGGAGGTGGGATTTATGCCGGTAATTTGAGCACAATGAATTTTAACGGCGCCAATATGATATTCAGAAATAACAGAGCTGGACGCGATGGCGGTGGGTTATATGTCACGACTGGCTCGGTAGTTACCTTTACGACTTCTTCTTCCGCCACATTTATGAATAATACCGCTGGAGGCAAAGGAGGTGCTGTTGCGGTAAATAATTCATCGGTAATATTTAATACTCCCGGTGGATATTTTTATGGCAATGCCGCACTTTTGGGAGGTGCAATAAGCATTGAAGCCGGCAGTGAAGTCATGGTAGTAAATGGAGAATTTGTAAGCAACCATGCAAATATTTCAGGCGGAGCCGTGTATATAAAAGGAAACGACACGGATTTCTCTGTATTTCGTTCAAGTACTCTGCCGTCTGCCGCTGCTAAAACCATATTTCGCGGCAATTCCGCAGACGGAGTAAGCAATGCCATATATCTTGACAACTATAGCAGAGCATTTTTCTATACTGATGCGGGAACATCGGTTGAAATGGTTGACGGCGTCTCAGGGAGCACAAATGCGGCTACATACTTTGAAATTTCTGGAGCCGGTGATTTTAATCTTTACGGCACTTTTGACACTTTGGATTTAAATTCAAAAGGGAATTTTAATCTTAAAGCAGGTTCTCTTATGGACGCAAGCACAGTAAATAATGACATAGGCGCTAGATTTAATATGCAGAACGAAATAAGCGATACGGCTTATATGAAAACATTGAATAACAAGGGAACGCTTGCTATAGATATTTTTCAAGGTTCAAACGATACAATAATCATATCTGGAAATTTAGATAACGAAACATCAAGCGTTCTGGAAGTAAAGGCCGATCATATAACCAACGAGGAATTCAGGAAAAAAATCTACAGACTTATAAATTATGAAACTTATACAGGAAGTTTCAGCGCGGTAAATGTTTTATCTCCCGCGGTTTTAACAAAAACACCTGAAGTCAGTTATGGCGGAGCTTATTTAAATTGGGTTACATTGGCAGTACTGGGTAATAAAAATGCCACTGATTTTGGAAAAATAGAAGGAGAAACTTTTAATCAGCAAGAAGCGGCAGATGCTTTAGATAAAATATCGGAAACAGTAAACAGCAACGATCCGTGGGATATTGTTTTGTCCGATATTGAATCGCGCGGGGATGAAACCATAAAAGAAATACTTACATATTTAGCAGGATATTTTCTTCCAAACGTAATCAGAAATGCAGCGACGGACAGTCCGAATAATGAGATATACGACAGAATAAAAAATCATTGCCGCGAAGAACATACTATAAGCAACGCTTTATGGGTGCAGGCAAAACACGGAATTGAAACTTTCTATGAAAATGACAATTCTCCGGGAGATTATAAAGATATTTCTACAGGTTTTATGGCTGGATATGACAGATTTATGAAAGACAGCAATTTAATGCTCGGCATATACGGAAGATTCGGTAATGATTCCATAGAACAGGGAAAAAATAGAGCCGACGGAACAAAAACCGGTGCTGGAATTTACGGAGGCTACATAAAAAAAGATTGGGAATTAAAAGCTTTGTCTTTACTCAGCTTTGATTCCTTTGAGACAAAAAGGTATATACCTTATATAAATGCTGCAGCAGATGCCGAAATTAAAACTACTACTTTGAATTTTGACCTTGAAGGAGCTTTTAAACTCGATGTTACATTTAATACAAAGTTTAGACCGTATGCAGGATTTGAGTTCGCCAATGCAAGTTACGGTGCTTTCAAAGAAAATGCAGCCGGAATTTGCAATCTTGATGTTAAAGGCGGAAATTATTTAAGGACGGCGGGAAGAATAGGAGCCGGTCTGCAATATGAAGAGGATATTTTAGATTTTTATGCCAATGTTGAAGCTAAATATTTATTTAGTGGGACAGAGCCTGAAATTAACAATGTTTTTGAAGGAACAAATGCCTCATTTAAAACCAGAGGTGCAAAAGAAGGTGATCTTGAACTTGGCGGTGGTGCAGGCGTTTCTTTAAGACTTACTGAAGGCTTAAAAATATTTGTCAACGCAAATTATTACGGCGCAGCCAGATACCAAAATTTATATGGAAATGTAGGTTTGAGATACACTTTCTGCAAACCGACAGACCGCAGCGATAGAGTACAACAATATAGCGAACCTTACCATGAACCTGAGCCTGCACAGGTGTCGATACCAATACTGACACCCGAGCCGGCGGTTCAGAGATCAGAAGATATTGATATGATGGATGAAAAAGTTGTTGAAGAACAAAAAATAGAAGCAATAAAAAGAAGAGAAAAACCCATACTGAAATCTTATAGTTTGAACATGGCGAGTTTTGCTGTAGGAAAATCGGAGCTAACCGACGAAGCAAAAAAAGACATTGCCAGAGAAGCGGAAGAAATCAAGCAATTTAATTATAAACGCATAATAATAGAAGGTCATACGGATTCCACAGGCGGAAATCTGCTTAATAAAGAGTTGTCAAAAGCAAGAGCAAAAGCCGTATATGATGAATTTGTATTATACGGAATTGCTGAAGAAAAAATGATGTATATAGGATTCGGTCCTACAATGCCCAGAGACACAAATGTAACCGCAGAAGGAAGAGCAAATAACAGACGTGTCGAAATATTTGTAGAGTAA
- a CDS encoding SagB/ThcOx family dehydrogenase, producing the protein MKKAFILTVSLFVAAGIFSAVEAKEKAAKTKSAKEIILQKIDFSKGKTVLQAMKDRHSSREFADRPLDMQALSQLLWAAGGINREDSGGRTAPTAMNCQEIEVYAFLKDGVYLYAPKENKLILVIEGDKRAVAGVQSFVAEAAVNLVYVSDMEKMKGEDEEHKMMMIAVDTGHVSENVYLYCASVDLACVVRAYVDAGAISKLLNLKDSQKVILSQSVGYKK; encoded by the coding sequence ATGAAGAAAGCGTTTATTTTAACCGTTTCACTGTTTGTTGCAGCAGGCATATTTTCAGCGGTTGAGGCAAAGGAAAAAGCCGCGAAAACCAAATCGGCAAAGGAAATAATTTTACAAAAAATAGATTTTTCAAAAGGTAAAACCGTTTTGCAGGCAATGAAAGACAGACATTCTTCAAGAGAATTTGCTGACAGGCCGCTTGATATGCAGGCTTTGTCGCAGCTGCTGTGGGCCGCCGGCGGCATAAATAGGGAAGATTCAGGCGGAAGAACTGCTCCGACGGCCATGAACTGTCAGGAAATAGAGGTATATGCATTTTTAAAAGACGGAGTATATCTCTATGCGCCTAAAGAAAATAAACTTATTTTGGTAATTGAAGGCGATAAAAGGGCTGTTGCTGGAGTACAGAGTTTTGTTGCGGAAGCCGCCGTAAATCTTGTTTATGTTTCCGATATGGAAAAAATGAAAGGTGAAGATGAAGAACACAAAATGATGATGATAGCGGTTGACACGGGACACGTTTCAGAAAACGTTTATTTATATTGTGCTTCTGTGGATTTGGCATGTGTTGTAAGGGCGTATGTGGATGCCGGTGCAATTTCAAAACTTTTAAATCTTAAAGATTCTCAGAAAGTTATATTATCGCAATCGGTAGGATATAAAAAATAA